In Phycodurus eques isolate BA_2022a chromosome 10, UOR_Pequ_1.1, whole genome shotgun sequence, a genomic segment contains:
- the tmem51b gene encoding transmembrane protein 51b, giving the protein MCSSRGICGSGERPANRSSRSESTGSGAHYALCALGVGLIALGVVMIVWTVIPVDGEASGGSANSTVNGGDDDDDGKEGELSKSSSVAMVLVGVGLAMLLLSVCLGVRSKRRANNSSEQTTAPAFMDHVAGEQEEVPDPAAFNVPSYEEVVGSSDYPVRQSNLRQSNTHLPSYEDIIAAVENEGRDQPAEDSPLNDAAPPPQPPAAAEHQADAARQPSLPARGASRASRLLRPLRVRRIKSDKLHLKDFRIQIRSPTHNPVTIEPITPPPQYDNRPPELG; this is encoded by the exons ATGTGTTCCAGTCGGGGTATTTGCGGCAGCGGCGAGCGACCCGCCAACCGGTCTTCCCGCTCCGAGAGCACCGGTTCGGGAGCTCACTATGCCCTGTGCGCCCTGGGAGTGGGCCTCATTGCGCTGGGCGTGGTCATGATCGTGTGGACGGTGATACCCGTCGACGGGGAGGCGTCGGGCGGCTCCGCCAACTCCACCGTAAATGGAGgcgatgatgacgacgacggcAAAGAAGGGGAGCTCTCCAAGTCGTCATCGGTCGCCATGGTGCTGGTGGGCGTCGGCCTCGCCATGCTGCTGCTGTCCGTTTGTCTTGGCGTTCGGAGCAAGCGGAGAGCGAATAACAGCAGCGAGCAAACTACTGCGCCAGCTTTCATGGACCACGTGGCCGGCGAGCAGGAAGA AGTTCCAGATCCGGCCGCATTCAACGTTCCGAGCTACGAGGAGGTGGTCGGCAGCAGCGACTACCCCGTGCGTCAGAGCAACCTCCGCCAGAGCAACACCCACCTGCCGTCCTACGAGGACATCATCGCGGCCGTGGAGAACGAGGGCAGGGACCAGCCCGCCGAGGACTCCCCTCTCAACGACGCCGCGCCGCCCCCGCagccgcccgccgccgccgagCACCAGGCCGACGCCGCCCGTCAGCCCAGCCTGCCGGCACGCGGCGCCAGCCGAGCCAGCCGCCTGCTGCGCCCCTTGCGGGTGAGGCGGATCAAGTCGGACAAGCTGCACCTGAAGGACTTCCGCATCCAAATCCGCAGCCCCACGCACAACCCCGTGACCATCGAGCCCATCACGCCGCCGCCGCAGTATGACAACAGGCCGCCGGAACTGGGCTGA
- the kaznb gene encoding kazrin, periplakin interacting protein b isoform X2, whose product MRSDREEGKAVLLHEEVAQLQEEVHLLRQMKDMLGKDLQEESQGGGTAGLLSAAELHVQLGDKEQELDRAKEALQAMKADRKRLKGEKGDLVSQMQQLYTTLESREDQLREFIRNYDQHRKESEDAVRLLAKEKDVLEREKWDLRRQTKEATEQANILRSQLDMKENRIKELEAELTMAKQSLATLTKDVPKRHSLASTNNAGGAEPVVNGSQEWVMQADLPLTAAIRQSQQTLYHGHNADRQAVVRVSPCHSRQPSVISDASAADGDRSSTPSDINSPRHRTHSLCNSMEDLEEQKRKKKKEKMTLGSLSRVFARGKQRKSLDPGLFDGTATPDYYIEEDADW is encoded by the exons TGTTGTTGCACGAGGAGGTGGCCCAGCTTCAGGAGGAGGTGCACCTTCTGCGGCAAATGAAGGACATGCTGGGCAAAGACCTGCAGGAGGAGTCGCAGGGAGGAGGCACCGCGGGCCTGCTCTCCGCAGCTGAGCTCCACGTACAGCTGGGCGACAAGGAGCAGGAGCTGGACCGTGCCAAGGAGGCCTTGCAAG CCATGAAAGCCGACCGTAAACGTCTAAAAGGGGAAAAGGGCGACTTGGTGAGTCAAATGCAACAGCTGTACACGACGCTGGAGAGCCGAGAGGACCAGCTCCGAGAATTCATACGCAACTACGACCAGCACCGAAAG GAGAGCGAGGATGCAGTGAGGTTGCTGGCCAAGGAGAAGGACGTGCTGGAAAGGGAGAAGTGGGACCTGCGGCGACAGACCAAAGAGGCCACGGAGCAGGCCAACATCCTGCGCTCTCAGCTGGACATGAAGGAGAACAGGATCAAGGAGCTGGAGGCCGAGCTCACCATG GCCAAGCAGTCTCTGGCCACACTGACTAAAGACGTCCCCAAGCGCCACTCGTTAGCCTCCACCAACAACGCCGGCGGCGCCGAGCCCGTGGTGAACGGCAGTCAGGAGTGGGTGATGCAGGCCGATCTGCCGCTGACCGCCGCTATCCGGCAGAGCCAGCAGACCCTCTACCACGGACACAACGCCGACAGACAAG CTGTGGTCAGGGTCAGCCCCTGCCACTCGCGCCAGCCGTCCGTCATCTCTGACGCTTCGGCCGCCGACGGGGACCGCTCGTCCACGCCCAGCGACATCAACTCCCCCCGCCACCGGACGCACTCCCTCTGCAAT TCCATGGAGGACCTGGAGGAGCAGAAGcgtaagaagaagaaggagaagatgaCGCTGGGCTCGCTGTCGCGCGTCTTCGCCCGAGGGAAACAGCGCAAGTCTCTGGACCCGGGCCTGTTTGATGGTACAGCCACACCCGACTATTACATAGAGGAAGATGCCGACTGGTGA